The following proteins are co-located in the Spirosoma montaniterrae genome:
- a CDS encoding ABC transporter permease has translation MFSHPWRLWIAASFYFFSQINPIFAQTAYDVSPGQPAQLNGVEYGVEVLNERSKDVKTEEYNRVELGLYVANRSGCTKLIFPRQTLFGTESDPDLLATFDCLNATGKRMTSKSGTVSARPFTIPYKQTVKSAEGKDVVTTTDVPAGFILRNGESITNRIIVIVPSGEQPRLRVRIKEIVDTF, from the coding sequence ATGTTCTCCCACCCATGGCGGCTATGGATAGCCGCGAGCTTCTACTTTTTTTCTCAGATAAACCCCATTTTCGCACAAACGGCTTATGACGTTTCGCCCGGCCAACCCGCCCAACTGAATGGCGTTGAATACGGTGTTGAGGTATTGAACGAACGCTCGAAAGATGTGAAAACGGAAGAATACAACCGCGTCGAACTGGGACTTTATGTAGCCAATCGGAGCGGCTGTACTAAACTGATCTTCCCACGTCAAACCCTGTTCGGCACCGAAAGCGACCCCGATTTACTGGCTACGTTCGATTGCCTGAACGCCACCGGCAAGCGCATGACCAGCAAAAGCGGCACCGTCTCGGCCCGGCCCTTTACTATACCCTACAAGCAGACGGTGAAATCTGCCGAGGGTAAAGACGTGGTTACTACTACCGATGTTCCCGCCGGTTTTATACTCCGAAACGGCGAGAGCATCACTAACCGAATTATCGTAATTGTGCCGTCTGGTGAACAACCACGCCTTCGGGTGCGTATTAAAGAAATAGTCGATACGTTTTAA
- a CDS encoding hybrid sensor histidine kinase/response regulator transcription factor, giving the protein MNLLLTLLCLGYLLLAYSPGVAQINPPAGRMGAQSLPIRNQFDHLSVKDGLSNNSVLCILQDREGFMWFGTDDGLNKYDGYTFRVFKPDPADRGSSFQNNQIYGLCEDHRNRLWVATLGGLHEIDKRTGRVTPHLIQTADAHRWNYQHSVCEDSQHQLWISTLGGVARYEPRQHRFRLYPLPRPEATIKTVFEDPQHRFWVGTYEGLYLLNPATGHYTLVPVSVPAGAVQPTFIAFQIDARQTLWMATATTGHGLFRLDLNRQPFRPEPYNPQGKINPFTFLNSLRSDQQGIFWLATTTGLQRIDPARHQVFTYQPDPNAPNGISSNTAQTVYIDRAGTLWVGTDNGVDRQSVSLKSFQTYQIQPTVGTANLTQNKVIALAPDQAGRCWVSTGYDVYRPASDGQPRRVLPVVLGSTNRFRNYIRALLPDSASGIWLGTTTGLYRFNPASGRYTFYPSDVPIEYISRATSGELWVGGYVVPTSGIASFNPQTHRYCYYKYQPGNAAGLPDQFIHGLLASRTGNEVWIPFRKQGVGCLNRHTGRFCQYRAGPHTGLSSNDIQTIYEDDAGIIWVGTNQGGLNRFDPQQKRFRAITTQQGLPSNNITAISSDRAGNLWISTDNGLCRFDPIANVFRNYYATDGLPSNSFMRNAVYRQNDRLYFGSLNGVVHFNPDSIRDDNRPFPVHITALSVMNRPRPLTDSLITLQHDENFLSFGFTALNYAQPEQNRFAYQLVGIDKNWVDNGNRHFANYTNLSPGRYTFRVKAANGDGFWNEKGASVALLIRPPWWATWWAYSLYALLAMGAIWASVRVYANRIRQQQAVELSRQEAGQLKTVDELKTRFFTNMTHEFRTPLSLILSPVEKLLRDNQIDSVTRQSLGLVQRNAERLLQLVNQLLDLSKLESNQMTGSLVRGEPGSFVSRLVESFCQFAEQKGVRLDWVVNMPSHEYLFDADKWEKIVTNLLSNAVKFTDADGQITVTLQADTGSDTALATAVTISVTDTGIGIAPENLPHIFDRFYQVDTSHTRAYEGTGIGLALVNELVRWLRGIIEVRSQPGRGSTFAVTLPVLPVSANYNAPRLQLTGSEPIPMNYSSATNESIRVEPIQDEQIPLVLLVDDNDDLRTFLASELSATYRVLQAADGEQGWHLTQTELPDIVVSDVMMPRLDGYELTHRIKNNPYTDHIAVVILSARTAHSSRLEGLQEGADDYLAKPFHVAELHLRLRNLTQRQQRLRDQYRQLLAQSDTPSPLNRVEDLFLQRVYQLLESHLSNPALTVDWLADELAMSRKTLYRKIHSLTQLNPHELIRQYRLRKAADLLRAGHTASQTAYLTGFKTPSYFTMVFKEFYRKTPTEFVADSPRRV; this is encoded by the coding sequence GTGAATCTGCTCCTGACCCTGCTTTGTTTAGGTTATTTACTACTCGCTTATTCACCAGGAGTAGCGCAGATAAATCCGCCCGCAGGTCGGATGGGTGCTCAATCCTTGCCCATCCGAAACCAGTTTGATCATCTGTCGGTGAAAGATGGGTTGTCGAATAATTCGGTTTTGTGCATTCTGCAAGACCGCGAAGGGTTTATGTGGTTCGGCACCGACGATGGTCTGAACAAATACGATGGCTACACGTTCCGCGTGTTCAAACCCGACCCCGCCGACCGGGGCAGCAGCTTCCAGAATAATCAGATTTACGGCTTGTGCGAAGATCACCGGAACCGGCTTTGGGTGGCTACGCTGGGTGGCTTGCATGAGATCGATAAACGGACAGGACGGGTAACGCCACACCTCATACAAACCGCCGATGCTCACCGCTGGAATTACCAGCATTCGGTTTGCGAAGACAGTCAGCACCAACTCTGGATCAGTACGCTGGGGGGCGTGGCCCGCTACGAGCCCCGGCAGCACCGCTTCAGGCTCTACCCGTTGCCCCGCCCCGAAGCTACTATCAAAACCGTTTTTGAAGACCCGCAACATCGGTTTTGGGTGGGCACTTACGAAGGGTTGTATTTACTGAATCCGGCAACGGGACATTATACGCTGGTACCCGTGTCGGTGCCGGCAGGAGCCGTTCAGCCTACGTTCATCGCATTTCAGATCGATGCCCGACAGACCCTCTGGATGGCTACCGCTACAACCGGCCACGGCCTGTTTCGGCTCGACCTGAACCGGCAACCGTTTCGACCCGAACCCTACAATCCGCAGGGAAAAATCAACCCGTTTACGTTCCTGAATTCCCTGCGTAGCGATCAGCAGGGGATTTTCTGGCTGGCTACCACCACCGGACTGCAACGTATTGACCCGGCCCGGCATCAGGTCTTTACCTACCAGCCCGACCCAAACGCGCCCAATGGCATCAGTAGCAACACGGCACAGACAGTTTACATCGACCGGGCCGGTACGCTGTGGGTAGGCACCGATAACGGTGTCGACCGGCAATCTGTCAGCCTGAAATCCTTTCAGACGTATCAGATTCAGCCAACCGTTGGCACGGCTAATCTGACCCAAAACAAAGTGATTGCGCTGGCACCTGATCAGGCAGGCCGGTGCTGGGTCAGTACCGGCTATGACGTATACCGGCCCGCGTCAGATGGTCAGCCGCGACGCGTATTACCAGTGGTGTTAGGCTCAACGAACCGGTTCCGAAACTACATCCGTGCGCTTCTTCCCGATAGTGCCAGTGGCATCTGGCTGGGAACTACTACGGGGCTGTATCGTTTCAACCCGGCATCGGGCCGATACACATTCTACCCATCTGACGTGCCGATAGAATACATTAGTCGGGCAACATCGGGCGAGTTGTGGGTAGGCGGCTACGTAGTGCCTACGTCGGGCATAGCGTCGTTCAATCCGCAAACGCACCGCTACTGCTACTACAAATACCAGCCCGGCAATGCCGCCGGGCTGCCCGATCAATTTATTCATGGCCTATTAGCCAGTCGTACTGGTAATGAGGTGTGGATACCATTTCGGAAGCAGGGTGTAGGGTGTCTGAATCGGCACACGGGCCGGTTCTGTCAGTATCGCGCCGGGCCACATACGGGACTGAGCAGCAATGACATACAAACTATCTATGAAGACGATGCCGGCATTATCTGGGTCGGTACGAATCAGGGTGGTCTCAACCGGTTCGATCCCCAACAGAAGCGGTTCAGGGCGATTACAACCCAGCAGGGTCTGCCCAGCAACAACATTACCGCCATCAGCAGCGACCGGGCCGGTAATTTGTGGATCAGCACCGACAACGGCCTGTGCCGGTTCGACCCCATCGCCAACGTGTTTCGCAATTACTATGCTACCGACGGCCTGCCCAGCAATAGCTTTATGCGTAATGCGGTGTATCGCCAGAACGACCGGCTGTATTTCGGTAGTCTGAACGGGGTGGTGCATTTTAACCCCGATAGCATTCGCGACGATAACCGGCCTTTTCCTGTTCACATTACCGCTCTATCGGTCATGAATCGGCCCCGCCCGCTGACTGATAGCCTGATTACGCTACAGCACGACGAAAATTTTCTGTCGTTCGGGTTTACAGCCCTGAACTACGCCCAGCCCGAACAGAATCGGTTCGCCTATCAACTCGTTGGCATCGATAAAAACTGGGTCGATAATGGTAACCGGCATTTCGCCAACTACACCAATCTATCGCCGGGCCGCTACACGTTCCGGGTAAAAGCCGCCAATGGCGATGGCTTCTGGAACGAAAAAGGAGCGTCGGTAGCGTTGTTGATACGCCCGCCCTGGTGGGCCACCTGGTGGGCGTATAGCCTGTACGCGCTGCTGGCAATGGGGGCTATTTGGGCCTCCGTTCGGGTGTACGCCAATCGGATTCGGCAGCAACAGGCGGTTGAGCTGAGCCGCCAGGAAGCCGGGCAACTCAAAACGGTTGATGAGTTAAAGACGCGGTTTTTCACGAACATGACGCACGAGTTCCGAACGCCGTTGTCGTTGATTTTGTCGCCGGTCGAGAAGTTGTTGCGTGATAATCAGATAGATTCAGTAACGCGGCAGTCGCTGGGTTTGGTGCAGCGTAATGCCGAACGGCTTCTACAGTTGGTGAACCAGTTATTGGACCTGTCGAAGCTCGAATCGAATCAAATGACGGGGTCGCTTGTGCGGGGCGAACCCGGCAGCTTTGTCAGTCGGTTGGTTGAATCGTTTTGTCAATTTGCTGAACAGAAGGGAGTTCGGCTTGACTGGGTGGTAAACATGCCCTCGCACGAATACCTGTTCGATGCCGACAAATGGGAGAAAATAGTCACGAATCTGCTGTCGAATGCCGTGAAATTTACTGACGCAGACGGTCAGATTACCGTAACGCTGCAAGCAGATACCGGGTCTGATACGGCTTTGGCTACTGCCGTAACCATTTCCGTGACGGATACCGGCATTGGCATCGCACCCGAAAACCTGCCGCATATTTTCGACCGATTTTACCAGGTCGACACGTCGCACACGCGGGCTTACGAAGGCACTGGCATTGGGTTGGCGTTGGTGAACGAATTGGTTCGCTGGCTGCGTGGAATTATCGAAGTACGGAGTCAGCCGGGCCGGGGCAGCACGTTTGCGGTAACGCTGCCTGTGCTGCCCGTGTCGGCAAATTACAACGCGCCCCGCCTGCAATTAACTGGCTCTGAGCCTATACCGATGAACTATTCCTCGGCAACCAATGAGTCGATACGTGTCGAGCCGATACAGGATGAGCAAATTCCGCTCGTCTTGCTGGTTGATGACAACGACGACCTCCGAACGTTTCTGGCTTCCGAACTGTCGGCCACGTACCGCGTTTTGCAGGCGGCTGATGGCGAACAGGGCTGGCATCTGACCCAAACCGAACTGCCCGACATTGTTGTTTCCGACGTAATGATGCCCCGGCTCGATGGCTACGAACTAACCCATCGAATTAAAAATAACCCCTATACCGACCACATTGCCGTAGTGATTCTGTCGGCCAGAACGGCTCATTCGAGTCGGCTGGAGGGCTTGCAGGAAGGAGCCGATGATTATCTGGCAAAGCCGTTTCACGTAGCTGAGCTACACCTGCGCCTGCGCAATCTGACCCAGCGGCAGCAGCGATTGCGCGATCAATATCGGCAACTGTTAGCCCAGTCCGATACGCCCAGTCCGCTCAATCGGGTCGAAGACCTGTTTTTGCAGCGGGTGTATCAATTGCTCGAAAGCCACCTCAGCAACCCAGCCCTAACGGTCGACTGGCTGGCCGACGAACTGGCGATGAGCCGTAAAACCCTGTATCGGAAAATTCATAGCCTGACCCAGCTTAACCCGCACGAACTCATTCGGCAATATCGCCTTCGCAAAGCCGCCGATTTACTGCGGGCAGGTCATACGGCTTCGCAAACGGCTTATCTGACCGGCTTCAAAACGCCCTCTTATTTTACAATGGTGTTTAAAGAGTTCTACCGGAAAACACCTACCGAGTTTGTCGCCGACAGCCCGCGCCGAGTCTGA
- a CDS encoding aminopeptidase P family protein — MRYLPIDPSLFVQNRQRLTALLKPNSLVVLNANDIMPTNADGTMTFRQNNDLFYLTGVDQEETQFVLFPDHPDPKFREVLFLRETSEQIEIWEGHKLTKAEAEQVTGLPQRQIYWTHQFEQVFGQMVFEAEQVYLNTNEHTRATIDVQTRDARFVDEFRQRYPLHRLERLAPLMHHLRAIKQPLEIPLIQTAIDITDRMFRRLLTFVKPGVWEYEIEAEMMHEFLRHRSRGTAYSPIIASGANSCVLHYVDNSQQCQAGDVLLLDLGAEYANYNADMTRTLPVNGRFTARQRAVYDAVLRVMKEAKQMLRPGNLWDDYHREVGKIMESELIGLGLLDRHEVAKQNPDAPLYKKYFMHGTSHFLGLDVHDVGNKYRRMEPGMVFTVEPGIYIREEKLGIRLENNVLLTDSGNIDLMANIPLEAEEIEGMMSEK, encoded by the coding sequence ATGCGCTATTTACCCATTGACCCGTCTTTGTTTGTTCAGAATCGGCAACGGCTCACGGCTCTGCTCAAACCCAACTCGCTGGTTGTTCTGAATGCCAACGACATTATGCCCACCAATGCCGACGGCACCATGACATTTCGGCAAAATAACGATCTGTTTTACCTGACCGGCGTTGACCAGGAAGAAACCCAGTTCGTACTTTTCCCCGACCATCCCGATCCTAAATTTCGCGAGGTGCTGTTTCTGCGCGAAACGAGCGAACAGATTGAAATCTGGGAAGGTCACAAACTCACCAAAGCCGAAGCCGAGCAGGTAACGGGTCTGCCACAGCGGCAAATCTACTGGACCCACCAGTTCGAGCAGGTCTTCGGGCAGATGGTTTTCGAGGCCGAACAGGTGTATCTGAATACCAACGAACACACCCGCGCAACGATAGACGTGCAAACCCGTGATGCCCGCTTCGTCGACGAGTTCAGGCAGCGTTACCCGCTACACCGGCTCGAACGGCTGGCTCCGCTCATGCACCACCTGCGGGCTATTAAGCAGCCGCTCGAAATTCCGCTCATCCAAACCGCCATCGACATCACCGACCGCATGTTCCGGCGATTGCTGACGTTCGTGAAACCGGGCGTTTGGGAATACGAAATCGAGGCCGAGATGATGCACGAGTTTCTGCGGCATCGGTCGCGCGGCACGGCCTATTCGCCCATCATAGCATCGGGAGCCAATAGCTGCGTACTGCATTACGTCGACAACAGCCAGCAATGCCAGGCTGGCGACGTACTGCTGCTCGATCTGGGTGCTGAATATGCTAATTATAACGCCGACATGACCCGGACTCTTCCGGTCAATGGTCGGTTTACAGCCCGGCAACGGGCCGTTTATGATGCCGTGCTGCGCGTAATGAAAGAGGCAAAACAGATGCTACGCCCCGGCAATCTGTGGGACGACTATCACCGCGAAGTCGGCAAAATTATGGAGTCAGAACTGATTGGACTGGGCCTGCTCGACCGGCACGAGGTAGCGAAACAAAACCCCGATGCGCCCTTGTACAAAAAATATTTCATGCACGGCACGTCGCACTTCCTGGGACTCGACGTTCACGACGTGGGCAACAAATACCGGCGTATGGAGCCGGGCATGGTGTTTACCGTAGAGCCGGGCATTTACATCCGGGAGGAGAAGTTAGGCATCCGACTCGAAAACAACGTATTATTGACTGATTCGGGCAACATCGACCTGATGGCAAACATCCCGCTCGAAGCGGAGGAGATTGAAGGAATGA
- a CDS encoding S8 family serine peptidase, with the protein MKRFAIGLVGLGLLISNLTLAQPAASAPKYWILFDAKNTADAPALAPASLSRRQQQNLPLDDTDRPVQASYLEQLAGLEVHIECRSRWLNAVSARLTTAQVAQVQTLPFVKAIQAIDPAITITALDLPANPQLAPVMNQIQASDFSRAGLTGRFVTIGVIDAGFFGADSTNALKHVFARQGVKQVRDYVNNAKTRGNLLRTMETMSDFHGTEVLAAIAGSDPTDNIQYGLATDAQFYLARTDQGNREFRGEEDNWVAAMEWMDSLGVRLINTSLGYAKGMSNPKENYLPSQMDGHTSLISRAAQLAADKKGILIIVSAGNEGEDRSWRIISTPADAQGVLAIGATNDRLWNRIGYSSIGPESLPYLKPNVSCFSRYGTSLSAPVITGFAACLMQANPKLTNKEVIEIIEKSSHLYPYGNNYVGYGVPQASRALALLKNQPLPATAHLVKASGKTWSLPVSTSETIVSVFHKKNGLHVLQQEAVKVQNGRVVLHREKGEKQTTVDLKRKVIEVIWE; encoded by the coding sequence ATGAAACGATTTGCCATAGGATTGGTTGGGTTAGGGCTGCTTATCAGCAACTTGACGCTGGCTCAGCCAGCAGCCAGCGCACCGAAATACTGGATTCTGTTCGACGCTAAAAACACCGCCGATGCCCCGGCCTTGGCACCCGCATCGCTTAGCCGCCGACAGCAGCAGAACCTGCCGCTCGATGATACTGATCGGCCTGTTCAGGCGTCGTATTTGGAGCAACTGGCCGGGCTGGAGGTGCACATCGAGTGCCGGTCGCGCTGGCTTAACGCGGTGTCGGCCCGGTTAACTACGGCGCAGGTGGCGCAGGTGCAGACGTTGCCGTTTGTGAAAGCCATCCAGGCCATCGATCCGGCTATCACGATTACGGCCCTCGACCTGCCTGCCAATCCGCAGTTGGCACCGGTGATGAATCAGATTCAGGCATCAGATTTTTCTCGGGCGGGCCTGACAGGCCGTTTCGTGACCATTGGCGTAATCGATGCCGGGTTTTTCGGGGCCGACTCGACCAACGCGCTCAAACACGTATTTGCCCGGCAGGGAGTAAAGCAGGTGCGCGATTACGTGAACAACGCCAAAACGCGCGGCAACCTGCTTCGCACGATGGAAACCATGTCTGACTTTCACGGCACCGAAGTGCTGGCCGCTATTGCTGGCAGCGACCCCACCGACAATATTCAGTACGGGCTGGCAACCGACGCGCAGTTTTATCTGGCCCGCACCGATCAGGGCAACCGCGAATTCAGGGGCGAGGAAGATAACTGGGTGGCTGCTATGGAATGGATGGACAGCCTCGGTGTGCGGCTCATCAACACCTCGCTGGGCTACGCTAAAGGCATGAGCAATCCGAAAGAAAACTATTTGCCCAGCCAAATGGATGGTCATACCAGTCTCATTAGCCGGGCCGCCCAACTGGCCGCCGACAAAAAAGGTATTCTCATCATTGTGTCGGCAGGCAACGAAGGCGAAGACCGTTCGTGGCGCATCATCAGCACCCCCGCCGATGCGCAGGGCGTACTGGCTATCGGTGCTACGAACGACCGGCTCTGGAACCGCATTGGCTACAGCAGCATTGGTCCCGAAAGTCTGCCGTACCTGAAACCCAACGTGTCGTGTTTTTCGCGCTATGGCACCTCACTGTCGGCTCCGGTCATTACCGGCTTTGCAGCCTGTTTGATGCAGGCGAATCCGAAGTTAACAAATAAAGAGGTGATTGAGATTATCGAAAAATCGTCACATCTGTATCCTTACGGAAATAATTACGTTGGCTACGGTGTGCCACAGGCGTCGCGGGCGTTGGCACTGCTGAAGAATCAGCCGCTGCCTGCCACAGCCCATTTGGTAAAGGCGTCGGGCAAAACGTGGTCGTTGCCGGTCAGTACGTCAGAAACGATAGTATCGGTTTTCCACAAGAAAAACGGACTACACGTATTGCAGCAGGAAGCGGTTAAAGTACAGAATGGCCGGGTTGTGCTGCATCGGGAAAAAGGCGAGAAGCAAACAACCGTTGATTTAAAGAGAAAAGTAATAGAAGTGATTTGGGAGTAA